A window from Thermodesulfovibrionales bacterium encodes these proteins:
- a CDS encoding pentapeptide repeat-containing protein produces MERLSRHQAVKLLEATGQISGYDLSGLDLSSLDLIGADFRGSELKGANLSKSNMSGAVFDDIDLTGCDMSSSNFTAARFRKAKLEGCDLTFSTFTGADFSGADLKKADFTNSKLSGAIFHGADLSEANLQMTDAGIVRLAGARLFRVNFRGANMIGADLAGADLRGAMLHGVDLSLSDLRSADLREARLIEASFIGADLRGADLRGALVRGADLTRAKQDDPKKSHRA; encoded by the coding sequence ATGGAAAGACTCTCGAGACACCAGGCTGTGAAGCTCCTTGAGGCGACTGGCCAAATATCGGGATACGATCTTTCAGGGTTGGATCTGAGCAGTCTGGACCTGATCGGGGCGGACTTCAGGGGCTCAGAGTTGAAGGGCGCGAACCTGAGCAAGTCCAATATGAGCGGCGCAGTATTCGACGACATCGATCTGACCGGCTGCGACATGAGCAGCTCCAATTTTACTGCAGCCCGCTTCAGAAAGGCCAAACTCGAAGGCTGCGATCTCACCTTTTCGACTTTTACCGGCGCCGACTTCTCTGGTGCCGACTTGAAGAAAGCTGATTTTACGAATTCGAAGCTCTCCGGAGCGATTTTCCACGGAGCCGACCTCTCGGAAGCGAATCTTCAGATGACCGATGCCGGGATCGTCCGTCTCGCGGGGGCGAGGCTTTTTCGCGTGAACTTCCGCGGCGCCAACATGATCGGTGCGGACCTCGCCGGTGCCGACCTCAGGGGCGCCATGCTCCACGGAGTGGATTTGAGCCTCTCAGATCTCCGTTCGGCAGATCTTAGGGAGGCAAGGCTCATAGAGGCGTCATTCATCGGGGCAGACCTCAGAGGCGCCGACTTGAGGGGCGCGCTCGTCAGAGGCGCCGACCTGACAAGGGCAAAACAGGACGACCCAAAGAAGAGCCATCGGGCCTGA
- a CDS encoding transcriptional repressor: MDEGRQILDKLRGDGHRITKARSAIVDILLHIKKPLTARAIFTLLNSRGLTSNRATVYRELGFLLANDIVCQVRFAGKAIHYEINSGHHHHLVCLKCDTVKDVVLGKHLEHQERQIYEKEKFKVVSHSLEFYGLCNNCRENRHYE; the protein is encoded by the coding sequence ATGGATGAGGGGAGACAGATACTGGATAAATTAAGAGGCGACGGACATCGCATCACAAAAGCCCGCTCTGCTATAGTCGATATCCTCTTGCATATCAAGAAGCCATTAACCGCTCGGGCTATTTTCACATTACTCAACAGCCGGGGTCTCACATCCAATCGAGCGACGGTCTATCGAGAACTGGGCTTTCTGTTGGCAAACGACATCGTCTGCCAGGTGAGATTTGCCGGTAAAGCCATTCATTACGAGATTAATTCCGGACATCACCATCACCTTGTCTGCTTGAAATGCGATACCGTGAAGGATGTGGTCCTCGGGAAGCATCTGGAGCATCAGGAGCGGCAAATTTATGAAAAGGAAAAATTCAAAGTTGTTTCTCATTCTTTGGAATTTTACGGCCTGTGCAACAATTGCAGGGAGAACAGACACTATGAATAA
- a CDS encoding metal ABC transporter ATP-binding protein, giving the protein MNNGSILSVRNLHYGYGSVEVLADVTFDVEKGDYIGLAGPNGAGKTTLVKAVLGLLEKFRGTIKLFGQDLKSFDRWGRIGYLSQRVTAFNPLFPASVKEVVGLGLLSKKKFPKRFGRTDDVRIRQSLDLMGISDLEDRPVSDLSGGQQQRVFLARALVSDPEILILDEPGTALDPQSRVGFFEFIKQLNQNKGITILLITHDTAQIGQYANKLLYLDKKVVFYGSFADFCRSDEMHLYFGHFSQHLICHQHD; this is encoded by the coding sequence ATGAATAATGGATCTATACTGTCCGTGAGGAATCTGCATTACGGCTACGGGTCGGTAGAGGTGCTTGCCGATGTGACATTCGATGTGGAAAAGGGCGACTATATCGGCCTTGCCGGACCAAATGGGGCAGGGAAGACAACGCTCGTTAAAGCCGTGCTCGGACTGTTGGAAAAGTTCAGAGGCACCATAAAACTTTTCGGTCAGGATCTGAAGTCCTTTGACAGATGGGGCCGCATTGGCTATCTCTCTCAGAGAGTGACGGCTTTCAACCCTCTTTTCCCCGCCTCGGTCAAGGAAGTCGTAGGCTTGGGGTTGTTATCGAAGAAGAAATTCCCGAAGAGATTTGGACGAACTGATGATGTAAGAATCAGGCAATCTCTCGACCTCATGGGCATCTCCGATCTCGAAGATAGGCCGGTCAGCGATCTTTCCGGCGGTCAGCAACAGCGGGTCTTTCTGGCTAGGGCACTGGTCTCTGATCCCGAGATTCTTATCCTCGATGAACCCGGCACCGCCCTGGACCCGCAATCGCGGGTGGGGTTCTTCGAGTTCATAAAGCAATTGAACCAGAACAAGGGAATCACTATTTTGCTCATTACGCATGACACTGCCCAGATCGGTCAATATGCAAATAAGCTCCTCTATCTGGACAAGAAGGTCGTCTTCTATGGAAGCTTTGCCGACTTCTGCAGGTCTGATGAGATGCACCTGTATTTCGGCCATTTCTCTCAGCATCTGATCTGCCATCAACACGACTGA
- a CDS encoding metal ABC transporter permease, which yields MTIFVDYLHYAFIQRAYLAGSFIAALCAMLGLFLVLRKLSLIGDGLSHVSFGAIALGLFLGLYPFYMAIPSVLIASYFILKLTEKAKVYGDAAIGIVSALSIAGGVILASLSRGFNVDLFSYLFGNILAISDQEVFLSIGLSLIVLVIILVLYNDLLSATFDEEYARVTGIKTGRAHLILISLTAVTVVLAVKVVGIMLVSALLILPAVTALQIARRFSAAISIAVLSGVVSVLTGITVSFFLDLPAGATIIMVNGIFFTGALVFKKFLYGGA from the coding sequence ATGACGATCTTCGTTGACTATCTTCATTATGCCTTTATCCAGAGAGCGTATCTCGCTGGATCGTTTATCGCCGCCCTTTGCGCCATGCTCGGACTCTTTCTCGTTCTGAGAAAACTGTCGTTGATAGGCGACGGTCTTTCCCATGTGAGTTTCGGCGCCATTGCCCTCGGACTTTTTTTGGGTCTCTATCCCTTTTACATGGCGATTCCGTCAGTACTGATCGCATCGTATTTCATCTTGAAGCTGACTGAGAAGGCCAAGGTGTACGGCGACGCCGCTATCGGCATCGTTTCAGCTCTCAGCATAGCAGGCGGCGTGATCCTTGCCAGCCTTTCGCGAGGGTTCAATGTCGACCTGTTCAGCTATCTCTTTGGCAATATTCTTGCTATCAGTGATCAGGAAGTATTCCTGTCGATCGGTCTGTCCCTTATCGTTCTGGTGATCATCCTGGTGCTCTACAACGACTTATTGTCTGCCACCTTTGATGAGGAATACGCCAGAGTCACCGGCATCAAGACCGGGCGCGCACATCTCATACTCATTTCCTTGACCGCTGTCACGGTCGTGCTCGCGGTTAAAGTGGTCGGTATTATGCTGGTCTCCGCCCTTTTGATACTGCCTGCAGTCACCGCTTTGCAGATTGCCCGGAGGTTCAGTGCTGCGATATCGATCGCTGTTTTGTCTGGAGTTGTCTCTGTGCTTACCGGGATCACCGTATCCTTCTTTCTCGACTTGCCCGCGGGTGCAACCATTATTATGGTCAATGGAATATTTTTTACAGGAGCTCTGGTTTTCAAGAAGTTTCTTTACGGGGGGGCGTAA
- a CDS encoding zinc ABC transporter substrate-binding protein produces MKTKSSVKIVASLMCTILFWASLSSCKPSGKSATPPAKGGNRIKVVTTLFPLYDMAKHIGADKAEVSLLLPPGVEPHSFEPKPGDILKINEAAIFVYTGKFMEPWAVGIIKGVANKNLVVVDASEGAKMIAGVFHDKDEPVGLPDPHIWLDFDNGRIMARNIARAFQTGDSAHSDFYEKNADEYDRKLTELDTSYRNTLLTCKKKEIIYAGHYAFGYLANRYGLKYTAAQGVSPDAEPTAKDLVKLINQIKKNNIRYVFYEELTSPKIAETLADETGAKMLLLNAAHNLTKDQLEQGVSFFDVLSRDLDNLKIGLECK; encoded by the coding sequence ATGAAAACGAAGTCATCTGTGAAGATCGTTGCTTCCCTTATGTGTACAATCCTTTTCTGGGCGTCGCTCAGTTCCTGCAAACCGTCAGGCAAATCAGCTACCCCACCCGCCAAGGGAGGCAACAGAATCAAAGTCGTCACCACTCTCTTTCCCCTGTATGATATGGCGAAACACATCGGGGCAGACAAGGCTGAAGTGTCCCTGCTCCTGCCGCCGGGCGTGGAGCCCCATTCGTTTGAGCCCAAGCCGGGCGATATACTCAAAATAAATGAAGCGGCTATCTTTGTCTATACCGGAAAGTTCATGGAGCCTTGGGCCGTTGGAATCATAAAGGGTGTTGCAAACAAGAATCTCGTGGTGGTAGATGCCAGCGAAGGCGCAAAGATGATCGCAGGCGTCTTTCATGACAAAGATGAGCCTGTCGGATTGCCCGACCCCCACATATGGCTGGACTTTGACAATGGCAGGATCATGGCAAGAAATATCGCAAGGGCCTTTCAGACAGGGGATAGCGCACACAGTGACTTTTATGAGAAGAATGCCGATGAGTACGACCGAAAGCTCACCGAGTTAGACACTTCTTACAGAAACACTCTCCTTACCTGCAAAAAGAAGGAGATCATCTACGCCGGTCACTATGCCTTCGGCTATCTGGCCAATCGCTACGGTCTGAAATATACTGCGGCTCAGGGCGTATCGCCTGATGCCGAGCCCACGGCTAAAGATCTGGTAAAGCTCATAAACCAGATCAAGAAGAACAATATCCGGTACGTCTTCTATGAAGAATTGACCAGCCCGAAGATCGCCGAAACGCTCGCTGACGAGACCGGCGCCAAGATGCTGCTTCTTAACGCTGCCCATAATCTGACCAAGGACCAGCTCGAACAAGGAGTATCTTTTTTCGATGTTCTCAGCCGTGATCTGGACAACCTGAAGATCGGCCTCGAATGCAAATGA